The bacterium genome includes a window with the following:
- a CDS encoding DedA family protein, protein MDILSQLIDLFLNLDEHLNTVVQNYGIWTYGILTLVIFLETGIVATPFLPGDSLLFAAGAIAALGSIDIGLLILLLATAAILGDTVNYWIGRKAGPLVFSKEKSLFFNKDYLRRAYDFYEIHGAKTIVIARFIPIIRTFAPFVAGIGHMNYLKFLAYNVAGGILWVMAFSLAGYFFGNIPIIKENFGLVIIGIIIVSLVPTVLEFIKHRRKPTIIP, encoded by the coding sequence ATGGATATCCTAAGCCAATTAATCGATTTATTCTTGAACCTCGACGAGCATCTAAATACCGTCGTCCAAAATTACGGTATTTGGACTTACGGTATCTTAACCTTGGTGATCTTTCTCGAAACCGGTATAGTCGCCACCCCTTTTCTGCCCGGAGACTCTCTGCTTTTCGCTGCCGGAGCGATTGCCGCGCTGGGAAGTATTGATATCGGCCTCCTAATCCTCCTCCTTGCTACCGCCGCTATTTTGGGCGACACCGTAAATTATTGGATTGGCCGGAAAGCGGGGCCACTGGTTTTCTCTAAAGAAAAAAGTTTATTTTTTAATAAAGATTATTTGCGCCGCGCCTATGATTTCTATGAAATTCATGGGGCAAAGACCATCGTCATTGCCCGCTTTATCCCGATTATCCGCACCTTTGCTCCTTTTGTGGCCGGAATCGGTCATATGAATTATCTGAAATTTCTTGCCTACAATGTGGCCGGAGGAATTTTATGGGTCATGGCTTTTTCGCTCGCCGGCTACTTCTTCGGAAACATTCCGATTATTAAAGAAAATTTCGGCCTAGTAATCATAGGGATAATCATAGTGTCATTAGTGCCGACTGTGCTTGAATTTATTAAGCACCGACGCAAGCCAACCATTATTCCGTAA
- a CDS encoding 50S ribosomal protein L19, with protein sequence MISKETLSKIKAGSTVRVWEKVKEGDKDRVSRFEGLVLARKHGSEPGATFTVRSTVAGIGVEKIFPIYSPRIDKVDIISFSKKVSRSKIYYVRDLSKRQTRQKLGTGGEKEAATKTAAKSKKETVETKS encoded by the coding sequence ATGATTTCCAAAGAAACATTAAGTAAAATAAAAGCCGGCTCAACTGTCCGGGTTTGGGAAAAGGTAAAAGAAGGCGACAAAGACCGCGTTAGCCGCTTTGAAGGCTTAGTCTTGGCTCGTAAACATGGCTCTGAACCGGGCGCCACCTTTACCGTCCGCTCGACTGTTGCCGGAATAGGCGTAGAAAAAATCTTTCCAATCTACTCCCCTCGTATTGATAAGGTGGATATAATCAGCTTCTCTAAAAAAGTAAGCCGCTCCAAGATTTACTATGTCCGAGATCTTTCCAAGCGTCAGACTCGTCAGAAATTAGGAACCGGCGGAGAAAAAGAAGCCGCTACTAAAACCGCGGCGAAATCCAAGAAAGAAACCGTCGAAACTAAATCCTAA
- a CDS encoding glycosyltransferase family 1 protein: MQILVDARLLSRGGNSGVEEYTRGLLSELFQQGQSDTFTLFYNGLNKVALESQLPIAGRSNVRVLDLKIPNKIFDFSSRFLNRPFINRLSKADLIFSPHFNNLAWQGVPRIVTIPDLSFIHHPQFFSWRHRFWNWLQNVKRQAQLSDKIVTVSEFTKSDIVDLLGVAPEKVSVIYPGISKIFRPMTESRPGRPYILYLGTIEPRKNIALLIRAFNVLKQEPHFKDWQLIIAGRLGWLYDQVLREAKNSPFSEDIIFRGAVESQERVSLYNLARVFVYPSFFEGFGFPPLEAQAVGCPVIVSDRTSLPEVLGATALYVNPWKVMDLVDSIKRLDQDDSLRSKMITGGIENSGKFDWKNSAEQTLKLFHAR; this comes from the coding sequence ATGCAAATACTGGTGGATGCGCGGCTATTGTCGCGAGGTGGAAATTCGGGAGTGGAGGAATATACTCGCGGTTTATTGAGCGAGCTTTTTCAGCAGGGCCAAAGCGACACTTTCACTCTATTTTATAACGGACTAAATAAGGTTGCGCTGGAATCCCAGCTTCCGATAGCCGGTCGCAGTAATGTGCGGGTTCTAGATTTGAAGATTCCTAATAAGATATTTGATTTTTCTTCTCGGTTTTTGAATCGCCCTTTTATTAATCGACTTTCTAAGGCCGACTTAATTTTCAGCCCGCATTTCAATAATTTGGCTTGGCAGGGAGTGCCACGCATAGTTACGATTCCCGATCTTTCTTTTATTCACCACCCGCAATTTTTTTCCTGGCGGCATCGTTTCTGGAATTGGCTGCAGAATGTTAAACGTCAGGCGCAATTATCGGATAAAATCGTCACTGTTTCCGAATTTACAAAGAGCGATATCGTGGATTTGTTAGGAGTTGCCCCGGAAAAGGTAAGTGTAATTTATCCGGGAATTTCCAAGATTTTCCGGCCAATGACGGAGAGTAGGCCCGGCCGGCCATATATTTTGTATTTGGGAACCATCGAACCGCGCAAAAATATTGCTTTGCTGATCAGGGCTTTCAATGTTTTGAAGCAGGAGCCCCACTTTAAGGATTGGCAGTTGATAATCGCCGGCAGGTTGGGTTGGCTTTATGATCAAGTGTTACGGGAGGCAAAGAATTCTCCGTTCTCCGAGGATATAATTTTTCGCGGAGCCGTCGAAAGCCAAGAGCGGGTTTCGTTGTATAATTTAGCTAGGGTGTTCGTTTACCCTTCTTTTTTTGAGGGCTTCGGATTTCCACCGTTGGAGGCGCAGGCTGTCGGGTGTCCGGTGATTGTTTCTGATAGAACTTCTCTGCCGGAGGTTCTGGGCGCGACCGCGCTGTATGTTAATCCTTGGAAAGTGATGGATTTAGTTGATTCAATCAAACGACTAGATCAGGACGATAGCCTGCGATCCAAAATGATTACGGGGGGCATCGAAAATTCAGGGAAATTTGATTGGAAAAATTCTGCCGAGCAAACACTCAAGCTATTCCATGCCCGGTAG
- a CDS encoding DUF4012 domain-containing protein, which produces MSDWRMVMVAVVAPGMKYIDIRPPKPRRRRPTVYKVPVDLPYIPIARREPSEERRPNLKVPLIGTLAVFLSVIVFFGFNLMKFKEQAEQTGPVVYNNFKAGAAALFNFDLGLAKESFQKASDDLAMLNEKTPLNTAPAVLNTFLKISQTSVALSADLEDLKKNGLAFIINKQGAFLIKKLHHIQELVGEIGKLGDKLKSQAANLGYKSDEEFAGLNTKLGEADQFLSAFLKWLEAPKKQRLVVLFQNPSEIRPSGGFIGSYAIATLFQGNLLELETRDIYDPDGQLDLKIIPPKALQGVTDKWGARDSNWFFDFPMSARKVLEFLEASKIYSEQGIRFSGAVAINVDVMQDLITIVGPFELPEYGLTISDDNFLKEVQREVESGKDKEKGEPKKIIKTLAPMIFMEIAKLSEAQKEDLLKKMATRLKNKDLMVYFKDPAIQRYTKELGIGGEVMALPEEFTGEYLAVVNANIAGGKSDALIEQVIKFSSIIDEDGDAKNNLTVTRKHNGANEKDWWYKATNKNYLQAYVTSGSILKKTTGATPRTVVPAVDYVKQGYAKDQDLVALESGDSLGREVLASWLNVKAGDSGKLSFDYQRLGVVDLSKTSLYQFIFEKQSGVGGRLEVNLRAPEGFQWRESGARDFQYSSDDLPARIVLDLNLEAALR; this is translated from the coding sequence TTGTCGGATTGGAGAATGGTTATGGTCGCAGTTGTGGCACCGGGCATGAAATACATTGATATTCGCCCGCCAAAGCCTCGTCGGCGCCGGCCTACGGTTTATAAAGTGCCGGTTGATTTGCCGTATATACCAATCGCCAGAAGAGAACCTTCTGAAGAGCGACGGCCAAATTTAAAAGTTCCCCTTATCGGTACTTTAGCCGTGTTCTTGTCGGTGATAGTTTTTTTTGGGTTCAATCTGATGAAATTCAAAGAGCAGGCAGAGCAAACCGGCCCGGTAGTTTACAACAATTTCAAAGCCGGTGCGGCGGCGCTTTTCAATTTTGATCTTGGTTTAGCGAAAGAATCTTTTCAAAAAGCATCCGATGATCTGGCAATGTTGAATGAGAAGACGCCGTTGAATACCGCGCCGGCGGTTTTGAATACTTTTTTGAAGATTAGCCAGACTTCGGTTGCTCTCAGCGCCGACCTCGAGGATCTGAAGAAAAACGGCTTGGCTTTCATCATCAATAAACAGGGAGCCTTTTTGATAAAGAAATTGCATCATATTCAGGAATTGGTCGGGGAGATCGGAAAATTAGGCGACAAGCTGAAAAGCCAAGCGGCTAATCTTGGCTATAAGAGCGATGAAGAGTTCGCCGGACTGAATACTAAATTGGGCGAGGCTGATCAATTCTTGTCGGCATTTTTGAAATGGTTGGAGGCGCCGAAGAAGCAGCGTCTGGTGGTGTTGTTTCAGAATCCTTCGGAGATCCGCCCATCGGGGGGGTTTATCGGTAGTTACGCCATCGCCACCTTATTTCAGGGAAATCTTTTGGAACTAGAGACCCGCGACATCTATGATCCTGATGGCCAGTTGGATTTGAAGATTATTCCGCCGAAGGCATTACAGGGGGTAACGGATAAGTGGGGGGCGAGAGATTCCAATTGGTTTTTTGATTTCCCGATGTCGGCCAGAAAGGTGTTGGAATTTTTGGAAGCTTCAAAGATTTATAGCGAGCAGGGGATTCGTTTCAGTGGGGCGGTGGCGATTAATGTGGATGTGATGCAAGACTTAATTACCATTGTTGGGCCGTTTGAGTTGCCGGAATATGGCTTAACCATAAGCGACGATAATTTTTTAAAGGAGGTACAGCGGGAAGTAGAGTCTGGTAAAGATAAAGAAAAGGGCGAGCCGAAAAAAATTATCAAAACTTTGGCGCCGATGATTTTTATGGAAATTGCGAAATTAAGCGAAGCGCAAAAAGAGGATTTACTGAAAAAAATGGCGACGCGGCTGAAAAATAAAGATTTGATGGTGTATTTCAAAGACCCCGCGATTCAGCGGTACACTAAAGAACTGGGAATCGGTGGAGAAGTCATGGCTTTGCCGGAAGAGTTTACAGGAGAATACTTGGCGGTAGTGAACGCGAATATTGCGGGGGGTAAGAGCGATGCCTTAATCGAACAAGTGATTAAGTTTTCAAGCATTATTGATGAAGACGGCGACGCAAAGAATAATTTAACAGTGACTAGAAAGCACAATGGCGCCAATGAGAAAGATTGGTGGTACAAGGCCACTAATAAGAATTATCTACAGGCCTATGTTACTTCCGGGTCTATTTTAAAAAAGACTACCGGCGCTACTCCGCGGACCGTTGTGCCGGCCGTTGATTATGTAAAACAAGGATACGCCAAAGACCAGGACTTGGTGGCGTTAGAGAGTGGCGACTCTTTGGGCAGGGAAGTGTTGGCTAGTTGGTTGAATGTGAAGGCTGGAGATTCGGGTAAATTGTCTTTTGATTATCAGCGTTTGGGAGTGGTGGATTTGTCTAAAACTTCCCTCTATCAATTTATTTTTGAAAAGCAATCCGGAGTCGGTGGAAGATTAGAAGTTAATTTACGAGCGCCGGAGGGTTTTCAGTGGCGGGAGAGTGGCGCTCGGGATTTTCAATATTCTAGCGACGATCTACCGGCGAGAATTGTTTTAGATCTAAATCTGGAGGCCGCTTTGCGCTAA
- a CDS encoding RluA family pseudouridine synthase, translating into MTRQPKIIYKDKNLVVLNKPAGLLVHPIKKFADENSLVKWLVKKYPEVKKVGDDPENRPGIVHRLDQDTSGVMVVARNQKTFEYLKKLFQNHEIKKVYQAMVWGEIKKPSGIIDRPLGLKSGTLKRTTRTKGTAMIKDAITIYRVLGVYSLPGEHELFTLVEAEPKTGRTHQIRVHLASIGHPIVGDAVYTTRKAPKFIKRQFLHAESLELTMPNGKKMHFSAKRPPDLDLKQFSPVDRR; encoded by the coding sequence ATGACCCGCCAACCAAAAATTATCTACAAGGACAAGAATCTGGTGGTGCTCAATAAGCCCGCCGGTCTTTTGGTGCATCCGATTAAAAAATTCGCCGACGAAAATTCGCTGGTTAAATGGCTGGTGAAAAAATATCCGGAAGTTAAAAAAGTTGGCGATGATCCGGAAAATCGGCCGGGAATCGTGCACCGACTGGACCAAGACACATCCGGAGTGATGGTGGTTGCCCGTAACCAAAAAACCTTTGAATATCTGAAAAAACTCTTCCAGAACCACGAAATCAAAAAGGTGTACCAAGCAATGGTTTGGGGCGAAATTAAAAAACCATCAGGGATCATTGACCGCCCACTCGGATTAAAATCCGGCACGTTAAAACGCACCACCCGCACAAAAGGAACGGCAATGATTAAAGACGCCATTACCATCTATCGGGTACTCGGAGTTTATTCCCTTCCCGGAGAGCACGAGCTGTTTACTCTTGTTGAAGCAGAGCCAAAAACCGGCCGAACTCACCAAATCAGAGTTCACCTCGCGTCTATCGGTCACCCAATTGTGGGCGATGCCGTATACACCACAAGAAAAGCGCCGAAATTTATTAAGCGACAATTTTTACATGCAGAATCGCTGGAGCTCACCATGCCAAACGGAAAAAAGATGCACTTTAGCGCAAAGCGGCCTCCAGATTTAGATCTAAAACAATTCTCGCCGGTAGATCGTCGCTAG
- the dprA gene encoding DNA-processing protein DprA yields the protein MDSADLLSEKKFYNALCVANHGDIFDMKKIRTAFSSWAEAWAKGGSGRNIDPEAEWEKLSELGISLSLRGDKDFPVLLSEATDAPFAIYYKGIIPKDGRSVSIVGTRRATMIAKSAAKDFASQLVKSGVAVISGLAMGIDTAAHEGALAAGGKAIAVLANSLDSVYPRQNENLARRILETGGALISEYPLGSETFPVRFLERNRIVSGLSPATLVIEAPEDSGSLVTANLALEQNREVFVVPGPVSHENYQGSHKLIRAGARLVTSAAEILEDLGWQDEASQTASLLELPIAKLAAGEKVVFNALRSAGEALQVDRIQEITRMSVLEVSRNLTFLQIKGLIKEDAGRYTV from the coding sequence ATGGATTCAGCCGATTTGTTATCCGAAAAGAAGTTTTATAACGCGCTTTGTGTCGCCAATCACGGAGACATTTTTGATATGAAAAAAATCCGAACCGCCTTTTCTTCTTGGGCCGAGGCCTGGGCTAAAGGAGGGAGCGGGCGGAATATTGATCCGGAAGCCGAATGGGAAAAACTTTCAGAACTGGGTATCAGTCTGTCTCTTCGCGGCGATAAGGATTTTCCGGTTCTTTTGAGTGAGGCAACTGACGCCCCATTCGCCATTTATTATAAAGGCATTATTCCGAAGGACGGGCGAAGCGTTTCAATCGTCGGCACTCGCAGGGCAACTATGATCGCCAAAAGCGCCGCTAAAGACTTTGCGAGCCAGCTGGTCAAATCCGGCGTGGCAGTGATTAGCGGTTTAGCGATGGGCATTGATACTGCCGCTCACGAAGGGGCGCTCGCCGCAGGTGGGAAAGCAATTGCTGTCTTGGCCAATTCTTTGGACTCGGTATATCCACGGCAGAATGAAAACTTAGCAAGACGAATTTTAGAAACCGGAGGCGCGCTGATTAGTGAGTATCCTTTAGGATCGGAAACTTTTCCGGTTAGATTTTTAGAGCGTAATCGGATTGTCAGTGGATTGTCTCCGGCGACTCTTGTGATTGAGGCTCCGGAAGATTCCGGTTCTCTGGTGACGGCGAATTTAGCCTTAGAGCAGAACCGGGAAGTTTTTGTGGTGCCGGGGCCGGTGAGCCATGAAAATTATCAAGGCTCGCATAAGTTAATTCGCGCGGGAGCGCGATTGGTAACCTCGGCTGCCGAGATTTTGGAGGATTTAGGTTGGCAGGATGAGGCGTCTCAAACCGCTTCGCTCTTGGAGCTTCCCATAGCTAAATTGGCTGCCGGGGAGAAAGTAGTCTTTAACGCCCTACGGAGCGCCGGCGAGGCTCTTCAAGTTGACAGAATACAAGAAATAACCAGAATGAGTGTTCTGGAAGTCAGCCGTAATCTGACTTTTTTGCAGATAAAAGGTTTAATTAAAGAAGATGCTGGGCGTTACACAGTTTAA
- the topA gene encoding type I DNA topoisomerase codes for MQLVIVESPTKAKTISKFLGKKYKVESSYGHIRDLPRSTLGIDVENNFEPKYIVPVKAKKVVKQLKLDVKKCDEVILATDQDREGEAIAWHLAQALGLEKFKRIVFHEITKTAIEHALTESRELDMNMVDAQQARRILDRLVGYKLSPFLWKKVTRGLSAGRVQSVAVRLIVERENEIRAFKPEEYWTIVAELLKGSDMIEFSLNKINGEGVDKLGIKGKEAADEIVANLQKSEFVVSSVEKKEANKNPLPPFTTSTLQQTAATRLGFSSKKTMVIAQHLYENGHITYMRTDSVNLSKESVGAAKDWLTRELGENYSLPEPRTFKASSKLAQEAHEAVRPTNISATPDLIELADEGEKKLYRLIWQRFVACQMPQARVALTTIDVEAGAYSLRTNGQMIVFDGFLKIWPQKFSEKDLPELTKGDKLNLQAIKPDQHFTEPPARFTEASLIKILEEYGIGRPSTYAPTISVIQVRNYVRKETGKFFPTETGELVNKVLTEHFPQIVDISFTAKMEEQLDQIADGKEKWQQVIGDFYGPFEKNLEAKYNEVNKKDLVQEEMTEEKCEKCGKLMMIKYGRFGKFMACSGFPDCKTTKALPKDAPKMIGMKCPKCLEGDVVVKKVNKGRARGKIFWGCNKYPKCDFASWTDPLNPPVEGEQPAAAAPAEASAKEGKEQDEDDAPQEDEEKSPES; via the coding sequence ATGCAACTTGTAATTGTAGAATCACCAACAAAAGCCAAAACAATTTCCAAATTTTTGGGAAAGAAGTATAAAGTCGAGTCATCCTACGGCCACATTCGCGACCTTCCAAGGAGTACGCTTGGTATTGATGTAGAGAATAATTTTGAACCGAAATATATTGTTCCGGTGAAGGCGAAGAAGGTGGTAAAGCAGCTGAAGTTGGACGTAAAGAAGTGTGACGAAGTAATTCTGGCAACTGATCAAGACCGTGAAGGGGAGGCAATCGCTTGGCATTTAGCGCAGGCTTTGGGTTTGGAGAAATTTAAGAGAATCGTTTTTCATGAAATCACTAAGACCGCAATTGAGCACGCGCTGACCGAATCGCGCGAGTTGGATATGAATATGGTGGACGCCCAACAGGCGCGTCGTATTTTGGATCGCTTAGTTGGCTACAAGCTTTCGCCGTTTTTGTGGAAAAAGGTGACTCGCGGGCTTTCTGCGGGCCGCGTGCAGTCGGTAGCGGTGCGACTGATTGTGGAGAGAGAAAATGAGATTCGGGCTTTTAAGCCGGAAGAATATTGGACGATTGTCGCGGAACTCCTTAAGGGATCCGACATGATTGAGTTCTCGCTGAATAAGATAAATGGGGAGGGCGTGGATAAGTTGGGCATTAAGGGAAAAGAGGCGGCTGATGAAATCGTCGCTAATCTTCAAAAATCCGAATTCGTTGTTTCTTCCGTAGAGAAAAAAGAGGCAAATAAAAATCCACTCCCGCCATTTACTACCAGTACGTTGCAGCAGACCGCTGCAACTCGTTTGGGTTTTTCATCTAAGAAAACCATGGTAATCGCCCAGCATTTATATGAAAACGGCCACATTACTTATATGCGTACCGATTCGGTAAATTTATCAAAAGAGTCCGTAGGCGCGGCTAAAGATTGGCTCACTAGGGAACTGGGGGAGAATTATTCTTTGCCTGAACCGAGAACCTTTAAAGCGTCTTCCAAGCTCGCGCAGGAGGCTCATGAGGCCGTTCGCCCGACCAATATTTCTGCCACGCCCGATTTAATTGAGCTGGCCGACGAAGGAGAAAAGAAGCTTTATCGGTTGATTTGGCAGCGGTTTGTAGCCTGCCAAATGCCACAGGCAAGAGTAGCTTTAACGACGATTGATGTAGAGGCGGGCGCATATTCATTGAGAACTAACGGGCAGATGATTGTTTTTGATGGATTTTTGAAAATCTGGCCGCAGAAATTTTCCGAAAAAGATTTACCGGAACTGACGAAGGGCGACAAGTTGAATCTTCAGGCGATTAAGCCCGACCAACACTTTACTGAGCCACCTGCGCGCTTTACTGAAGCATCGTTGATTAAAATTTTGGAAGAATATGGCATTGGCCGGCCGTCTACTTATGCGCCTACGATTTCCGTGATTCAGGTGCGTAACTATGTCAGAAAAGAAACTGGAAAGTTTTTTCCGACCGAGACGGGTGAATTAGTGAATAAAGTTTTGACGGAGCACTTCCCTCAAATTGTAGACATTAGTTTTACCGCGAAAATGGAAGAACAACTCGACCAAATTGCTGATGGAAAAGAAAAATGGCAGCAGGTTATCGGTGATTTTTATGGGCCTTTTGAAAAAAATCTGGAAGCGAAGTACAACGAGGTGAATAAAAAAGATCTTGTGCAGGAGGAAATGACTGAAGAGAAGTGTGAAAAATGTGGAAAGTTGATGATGATTAAATACGGCCGGTTCGGAAAGTTTATGGCTTGCTCCGGTTTTCCGGATTGTAAAACCACCAAAGCTCTCCCGAAAGATGCTCCTAAAATGATTGGAATGAAATGCCCGAAGTGTTTGGAGGGAGATGTAGTCGTAAAAAAGGTAAATAAGGGGCGAGCCCGCGGAAAGATTTTTTGGGGCTGCAATAAATATCCAAAGTGTGACTTTGCCAGCTGGACTGACCCGCTCAATCCTCCGGTAGAAGGGGAGCAACCGGCAGCTGCCGCTCCAGCCGAAGCTTCGGCTAAGGAAGGCAAAGAGCAGGACGAAGATGACGCTCCTCAAGAAGACGAAGAAAAAAGCCCCGAATCTTAA
- a CDS encoding NUDIX domain-containing protein: protein MPEKRSVGLIVFMHLPPDGLVAILQKRGEINDENLIPESYPGGSQLTVWGGVKDEETYEEALRREIGEEAGWVWLADFFIARNEGKRIIHLENPSVTGGNTSAWAVHFPVDSLKTLRLNAATGGPIKVTEKQLPLIQDLKANYKRDSGVLNRAIIAMFSDSKEILKKGFAWAKTLNP from the coding sequence ATGCCCGAAAAACGCTCGGTCGGACTAATCGTGTTTATGCACCTTCCGCCGGACGGTCTGGTGGCAATTCTGCAAAAACGCGGTGAAATCAATGATGAAAACCTGATACCCGAATCTTATCCAGGCGGCTCTCAACTGACAGTTTGGGGTGGCGTGAAAGATGAGGAGACTTATGAAGAAGCCCTGCGTCGGGAAATCGGCGAAGAGGCTGGATGGGTCTGGCTGGCGGATTTCTTTATAGCCCGCAATGAAGGTAAAAGAATTATTCATCTAGAAAATCCGAGCGTGACGGGAGGCAATACGTCTGCCTGGGCAGTTCACTTCCCAGTAGATAGCCTAAAAACTCTACGCCTCAACGCCGCCACCGGAGGACCGATTAAAGTCACAGAGAAACAACTTCCCCTTATCCAAGACCTGAAAGCTAACTACAAAAGAGACTCCGGCGTGTTGAACCGGGCAATTATCGCAATGTTCAGTGATTCAAAAGAAATTCTGAAAAAAGGCTTTGCTTGGGCCAAAACCCTAAACCCATAA
- a CDS encoding queuosine salvage family protein has protein sequence MSNKGGQMSPEQSNQEIAPKLNPRTRAITELWENEFFQVCHGKHVRIDENQLKILALSISELRLAIPDWQMPGVLPKDSLALASYLPYICAVNFTFTDPHAPHLRFKVVDETGVYYGSQAMCRCFYRHFGERPIETEAMMNIIRSKNGINRFFQGHCPMPLIGYRGIYLLETAEALERVFNSEWQSLFQEGGYRAFGNESRIGIVDLIELNFPKSFGLDCSYHEDELGRYPLRFAKRAQLWLMIYQGRALSAPQDLKSLVDGNLLGPIADSAIPNALRSRGAIIYSQKLAARIDRQEELPAKSEEVREIRMATISAVKNLLAFLNTHLIGCGKKPVSMLALDNALWQMGRNLKTPAHLCRTTDY, from the coding sequence ATGAGTAACAAAGGAGGCCAGATGAGTCCTGAACAGTCAAATCAGGAGATTGCTCCGAAACTCAATCCCAGAACCAGAGCAATTACCGAGTTGTGGGAAAATGAGTTTTTCCAAGTTTGCCATGGCAAACACGTCAGAATCGATGAAAATCAACTCAAGATATTGGCGTTGTCCATTAGCGAACTTCGGCTAGCGATTCCTGACTGGCAGATGCCCGGAGTATTACCGAAAGATAGCTTGGCACTTGCCTCCTATCTTCCTTACATCTGCGCAGTCAATTTTACCTTTACCGATCCGCACGCGCCGCATTTGCGTTTCAAAGTTGTTGATGAAACCGGAGTCTACTACGGCTCGCAAGCAATGTGCCGGTGCTTCTATCGGCATTTCGGCGAACGACCCATCGAAACCGAAGCGATGATGAACATCATCCGATCAAAAAACGGCATCAATCGATTTTTCCAAGGACACTGCCCAATGCCGCTAATCGGCTATCGGGGAATTTATCTGCTGGAAACAGCGGAAGCGCTGGAAAGAGTATTTAATTCCGAATGGCAAAGCCTTTTCCAAGAAGGGGGTTATCGCGCTTTTGGAAATGAATCACGCATAGGGATTGTGGATCTCATCGAACTAAACTTTCCCAAAAGCTTCGGGCTAGATTGCTCTTATCACGAAGACGAACTAGGAAGATACCCGTTACGTTTTGCCAAACGCGCACAGCTCTGGCTGATGATTTATCAAGGAAGGGCATTGTCGGCTCCGCAAGATCTGAAGTCCCTCGTAGATGGAAACCTGCTGGGACCAATCGCCGATTCGGCGATTCCCAACGCGCTACGGTCTCGCGGAGCGATCATCTACTCTCAAAAGCTGGCCGCGAGGATCGACCGGCAGGAAGAATTACCCGCCAAAAGTGAAGAGGTCCGGGAGATCAGGATGGCGACCATTTCGGCAGTAAAAAATCTTCTCGCTTTCCTGAATACACATCTGATCGGCTGCGGCAAAAAACCCGTTTCGATGCTCGCCCTAGATAACGCCCTCTGGCAGATGGGCCGCAACTTAAAAACTCCCGCTCATCTTTGTAGGACGACTGATTACTAA